A single window of Pseudoduganella plicata DNA harbors:
- a CDS encoding LacI family DNA-binding transcriptional regulator has protein sequence MTEPKIQDVARLAGVSPSSISNFLNNRMGQMRPDTQAKIQQAIEQLGYRPNNAARQLKTGVASMVGLLVPSLANQFFGALACAVETAAARHGCHVMTFSTFRDPDRERAVMADLLAYGVKGIVTGSALSDTEHLVAVTSRCPVVAFDIKRNDESHARIATISMDNAAATTLAVQHLVTLGHRAIALVTPPPYTLNRQERIRGFLQAVGAAGIAGELVIADATDGPSDPHGDTRLFELGRSAAARIVTAASRPTAAIAINDMMAIGIGVGLKQLGRRIPADISLIGIDDIFFCAAHDPPLTTLRQPIQAMADAAVQRILAPDEKPDGALFAPELIVRSSTATPPR, from the coding sequence ATGACCGAACCAAAAATTCAGGATGTTGCGCGACTGGCCGGGGTTTCACCGTCCAGCATCTCGAATTTCCTCAACAACCGCATGGGCCAGATGCGGCCCGACACGCAGGCCAAGATCCAGCAGGCCATCGAGCAGCTGGGCTACCGGCCCAACAACGCCGCGCGTCAGCTCAAGACGGGCGTCGCATCGATGGTCGGGCTGCTGGTGCCGTCGCTGGCCAACCAGTTCTTTGGCGCGCTGGCGTGCGCCGTCGAGACGGCGGCCGCGCGGCACGGCTGCCACGTCATGACGTTCAGTACCTTCCGCGATCCGGACCGGGAACGCGCCGTGATGGCGGACCTGCTGGCCTATGGCGTCAAGGGTATCGTCACAGGGTCCGCGCTGAGCGACACGGAACACCTGGTGGCCGTCACGTCGCGCTGCCCCGTCGTGGCCTTCGACATCAAGCGCAACGACGAATCGCATGCCCGCATCGCGACGATCTCGATGGACAACGCCGCGGCCACCACGCTGGCGGTGCAGCATCTCGTCACACTGGGCCACCGCGCCATTGCCCTCGTCACACCGCCGCCATACACCTTGAACCGGCAGGAACGCATCCGCGGCTTCCTGCAGGCCGTGGGCGCCGCGGGCATCGCCGGCGAACTGGTGATTGCCGACGCCACCGACGGCCCCAGCGACCCGCACGGCGACACCCGCCTGTTCGAGCTGGGGCGCAGCGCCGCTGCGCGCATCGTCACGGCGGCCTCGCGCCCCACCGCGGCGATCGCCATCAACGACATGATGGCGATCGGCATCGGCGTGGGCCTGAAGCAGCTGGGCCGGCGCATCCCCGCCGACATCTCGCTGATCGGCATCGACGACATCTTCTTCTGCGCAGCGCACGATCCGCCGCTGACGACGCTCCGCCAGCCGATCCAGGCGATGGCCGATGCCGCCGTGCAGCGCATCCTGGCGCCCGACGAAAAACCGGACGGCGCGCTGTTCGCCCCCGAACTGATCGTGCGCTCGTCCACCGCAACACCACCTCGATAA
- a CDS encoding TonB-dependent receptor → MAIQQRRQGAPLPLTPVAAAVAMLLVALPAPAQEGPPAASPGEAPQLEKVVVSANRRIEKLEDVPMSISVLTEEALIRNNVREFDDIVNLSPALTISTGTQVGTNSINMRGIGTTSNNIGIEGDVAIIVDDMPYAQAQQAFRDQSDVARVEVLKGPQSTMFGKSAIAGAVVITTKPIGAGPMKGKLSLFRSSDDEYRVAASVSGRLSDTVGVRLFASKTDFPGLLHNLTNDSMQNGSGGKTFFAKVQWQVTPDLDVQVSPRYDHALRTGNTAAITAIGPGVGYLYNKNYRALSNREVLRGIAVTPFNTTIRNDSPTGLDATDRGIGVRINYLFPDASPLAGHALTSITSVDKNRSNDFRDNDNIDLISTYYQLDHSGKPSGIAEPPTINGTMDTKLSTQELRLTSPDSGALRYVVGLWLARTSIDRWYMRGNPFVKETNWTNYRTTSASLNRAVYANGSWDFRARHTLTAGLRFTRETNDYMFNTIDSLSSTAPDNVHTGYNLYNAPQHDENFGTGKLGYGYKPTPDTMVYATASTGSKGVAYDMTSGANNVNVFKRLPLAPEEATSFEAGYKANLWNNRATLNLAVFKTAFRDYQTSATERFSDGSQASVLYSIPKLQTQGFEADATALLTRALLLTANVAYTRATVVDWKQGPCYSGAKDCTVPNELVPGAFLRDASGGMMPNAPKWKMNLGGEYTLPFATIPYKLAINGNVRAQSKVQGAISQDPSLMRPGHGIVDLGASIADNGGKYKFSVGVKNLFDHHYAVGNVGSFLNFKQVSGPDIRSYGWQPARDAFRYYTARLDVNF, encoded by the coding sequence ATGGCAATCCAACAGCGCCGCCAAGGCGCGCCCTTGCCGCTTACGCCTGTTGCCGCCGCCGTGGCAATGTTGCTGGTCGCCCTGCCGGCGCCCGCCCAGGAGGGGCCGCCGGCAGCTTCGCCGGGCGAGGCGCCCCAGCTCGAGAAAGTCGTCGTATCGGCCAACCGCCGCATCGAGAAGCTGGAGGACGTGCCGATGTCGATCTCGGTGCTGACGGAGGAGGCGCTGATTCGCAACAACGTGCGCGAGTTCGACGATATCGTCAACCTGTCGCCGGCGCTGACGATTTCCACCGGCACGCAGGTCGGCACCAACAGTATCAACATGCGCGGCATCGGCACCACGTCCAACAATATCGGCATCGAAGGCGACGTGGCGATCATCGTCGACGACATGCCGTATGCGCAAGCGCAGCAGGCCTTCCGCGACCAGTCCGACGTGGCGCGCGTTGAGGTCCTGAAAGGTCCGCAAAGTACGATGTTCGGCAAGAGCGCGATTGCCGGCGCTGTCGTCATCACGACAAAACCGATCGGCGCCGGTCCGATGAAAGGCAAGCTGTCGCTGTTTCGCAGCAGCGACGACGAATACCGCGTGGCCGCCTCCGTCAGCGGCCGGCTCTCCGACACGGTCGGCGTGCGCCTGTTCGCCAGCAAGACGGACTTCCCGGGCCTGCTGCACAACCTGACGAACGACAGCATGCAGAACGGCTCGGGCGGCAAGACGTTTTTCGCCAAGGTGCAGTGGCAGGTCACGCCGGATCTCGACGTGCAGGTCTCGCCCCGCTACGACCACGCTCTGCGCACCGGCAATACGGCAGCCATCACGGCAATCGGCCCGGGCGTGGGCTACCTGTACAACAAGAACTACCGGGCCCTGTCGAACAGGGAGGTCCTGCGCGGCATCGCCGTCACGCCGTTCAACACGACGATCCGCAACGACTCGCCGACCGGGCTCGATGCCACCGACCGCGGCATCGGCGTGCGCATCAACTACCTGTTCCCCGATGCCTCGCCGCTGGCCGGCCATGCGCTGACGTCGATCACGTCCGTCGACAAGAACCGCTCGAACGACTTCCGCGATAACGACAATATCGACCTGATCTCGACCTACTACCAGCTCGACCACTCGGGCAAACCGTCCGGGATCGCCGAGCCGCCGACGATCAACGGGACGATGGACACGAAGCTGTCGACGCAGGAGCTGCGCCTGACGTCCCCCGACAGCGGCGCGCTGCGCTACGTGGTCGGGCTATGGCTGGCCCGCACCAGCATCGACCGCTGGTACATGCGCGGCAATCCGTTCGTCAAGGAGACCAACTGGACCAACTATCGGACCACGTCGGCCAGCCTGAATCGCGCCGTCTACGCAAACGGCAGCTGGGATTTCAGGGCACGCCATACCTTGACGGCGGGCCTGCGCTTCACGCGCGAAACGAACGACTACATGTTCAACACGATCGACAGCCTGTCATCGACGGCGCCGGACAATGTGCACACGGGCTACAACCTGTACAACGCACCGCAGCACGACGAGAACTTCGGCACCGGGAAGCTGGGCTACGGCTACAAGCCCACGCCCGACACGATGGTGTACGCCACCGCCTCCACCGGCAGCAAGGGCGTCGCCTACGACATGACGAGCGGCGCCAATAACGTCAACGTGTTCAAGCGCCTGCCACTGGCGCCAGAGGAAGCTACCAGCTTCGAGGCCGGCTACAAGGCCAACCTGTGGAACAACCGTGCCACGCTGAACCTGGCCGTGTTCAAGACAGCCTTTCGCGACTATCAGACGTCGGCCACGGAGCGCTTCTCGGACGGCAGCCAGGCCAGCGTGCTGTACAGCATTCCGAAGCTGCAGACGCAGGGCTTCGAGGCAGATGCCACGGCGCTGCTCACGCGCGCACTGCTGCTGACGGCGAACGTGGCCTACACCCGCGCCACCGTCGTCGACTGGAAACAGGGGCCGTGCTACAGCGGCGCGAAGGACTGCACCGTGCCGAACGAACTGGTGCCGGGCGCCTTCCTGCGCGACGCCAGCGGCGGCATGATGCCGAACGCGCCGAAATGGAAGATGAACCTGGGCGGCGAATACACGCTGCCCTTTGCAACCATTCCGTACAAGTTGGCGATCAACGGCAACGTGCGCGCACAGTCGAAGGTGCAAGGCGCGATCAGCCAGGACCCCAGCCTGATGCGGCCCGGCCACGGCATCGTCGACCTGGGGGCATCGATCGCCGACAATGGCGGAAAATACAAGTTTTCCGTCGGCGTCAAGAACCTGTTCGATCACCATTACGCAGTCGGCAATGTCGGCTCGTTCCTGAACTTCAAGCAGGTTTCGGGACCCGATATCCGCTCGTACGGCTGGCAACCGGCGCGCGACGCATTCCGCTATTACACCGCCCGGCTGGACGTGAACTTCTGA
- a CDS encoding AI-2E family transporter translates to MNYAVTATCVIALLHFGRPVLQPIILALMLSLAVAPLIRAMALAGLSRVHATLTTLVLVCAALVAGCTLLGAQLLTLSDDLPQYRGEIVAKLKDVQSLAERQPLARFPVDLLDGEPFAAPGGGPAPGVEDPRPIPVEIREHTSATDTLTKLVAAVSGPLGEAGLVFVLLVFILLDSENLRERILRLTGQRAVGRTIKGLEDAATGVSRFFFSQFLVNLVFGAVLATLLWVLGLPHAALLGVLCALLRFVPYIGALIAASGIAVFAAASGPGWALAVYAVLLFGVLEVVLANVVEPRVYGHSSGMSPLAVIVSALFWSALWGPVGLLLSTPLTLCIVVAGRYIRALEPVSILLAEAPDASEAQRFYHRLLSGEAAAIIQDARVFLRKYTLARYCDQVLLPGVELAVADLRSDTAEAAQQQRLRATIALVTETLGQRTAPTRSHRRRVSMLNESIGAHLRHAREERLGRWQGSLEVPERSIVLCATLPTLREEFLCELLVISLREAGIDARSFVLGQTDDEARPDAEHLVSTVFVVYPVESTPEAWSDAVAALREALPDAPLVTIAPRQQADPRPVAQRVDLVLKSFEEALAFVTPVKAAGTGS, encoded by the coding sequence GTGAACTACGCCGTTACCGCCACCTGCGTTATCGCACTGCTTCATTTCGGCCGTCCCGTGCTGCAGCCGATCATCCTGGCGCTGATGCTCAGTCTTGCGGTGGCGCCGCTGATCCGGGCGATGGCGCTGGCTGGCCTGTCGCGCGTGCATGCGACCCTGACGACGCTGGTACTCGTATGCGCCGCGCTGGTGGCCGGCTGCACGCTGCTGGGTGCGCAGCTGCTGACGCTGTCCGACGACCTGCCGCAGTACCGCGGCGAGATCGTGGCCAAGTTGAAGGACGTGCAGAGCCTCGCCGAGCGCCAGCCGCTGGCGCGCTTCCCCGTCGACCTGCTGGACGGCGAGCCGTTTGCTGCGCCAGGCGGCGGCCCGGCACCCGGTGTCGAGGACCCGCGCCCGATTCCCGTTGAAATCCGCGAGCACACCTCGGCCACGGACACGCTGACGAAGCTCGTCGCCGCCGTCTCCGGACCGCTGGGGGAGGCGGGCCTGGTGTTCGTGCTGCTGGTGTTCATCCTGCTCGACAGCGAGAACCTGCGCGAACGCATCCTGCGCCTCACCGGCCAGCGCGCCGTCGGCCGCACGATCAAGGGTCTGGAAGACGCGGCCACGGGCGTGTCGCGCTTTTTCTTTTCCCAGTTCCTCGTCAACCTCGTGTTCGGCGCCGTGCTGGCAACCTTGTTGTGGGTGCTGGGCCTGCCCCATGCCGCGTTGCTGGGCGTGCTGTGCGCGCTGCTGCGTTTCGTGCCCTACATCGGCGCGCTGATCGCCGCCAGCGGCATCGCCGTGTTCGCGGCGGCGTCCGGCCCCGGCTGGGCGCTCGCCGTATATGCCGTGCTGCTGTTCGGCGTGCTGGAGGTCGTGCTGGCCAACGTCGTCGAGCCGCGCGTGTACGGCCACAGCTCCGGCATGTCGCCGCTGGCCGTGATCGTCTCGGCCCTGTTCTGGAGCGCCCTGTGGGGGCCGGTGGGACTGCTGCTGTCGACGCCGCTGACCCTGTGCATCGTCGTCGCGGGCCGCTATATCCGCGCGCTGGAACCCGTCAGCATCCTGCTGGCCGAGGCGCCCGACGCCAGCGAGGCGCAGCGTTTCTACCACCGCCTGCTGAGCGGCGAGGCGGCCGCGATCATCCAGGATGCACGCGTGTTCCTGCGCAAGTACACGCTGGCGCGCTATTGCGACCAGGTGCTGCTGCCCGGCGTGGAGCTGGCGGTGGCCGACCTGCGCAGCGATACCGCCGAAGCGGCCCAGCAGCAACGCCTGCGCGCGACGATTGCGCTGGTCACGGAAACGCTGGGCCAGCGCACCGCGCCCACGCGCTCGCACCGGCGCCGCGTGTCGATGCTCAACGAAAGCATTGGCGCGCACCTGCGCCATGCGCGCGAGGAACGGCTGGGCCGCTGGCAGGGCTCGCTGGAAGTGCCGGAGCGCTCCATCGTGCTGTGCGCCACGCTGCCCACCCTGCGCGAGGAATTCCTGTGCGAGCTGCTCGTCATCAGCCTGCGCGAAGCGGGCATCGACGCGCGCAGCTTCGTGTTGGGACAAACCGACGACGAAGCGCGTCCGGACGCCGAGCACCTGGTATCGACGGTGTTCGTCGTCTATCCCGTTGAAAGCACGCCAGAGGCATGGTCCGATGCGGTGGCCGCCCTGCGCGAGGCCCTGCCGGACGCGCCGCTGGTGACGATCGCGCCGCGCCAGCAGGCCGACCCGCGCCCGGTGGCGCAACGGGTCGATCTGGTGTTGAAGTCTTTCGAAGAGGCGCTGGCGTTTGTCACGCCCGTCAAGGCAGCGGGCACCGGGAGCTGA
- a CDS encoding methyl-accepting chemotaxis protein: MLSKTSTRLRYTLLACAFFALLLLATFAVMRLFVAPDLAQLEGRLIADQAAQIGTRVSEQLRKVEAQQRSVTQTVALLDSDQIDKLQPGLVDQYGDPNVFGGGIWPLPNKREQGREKFSTFFARDATTKQLVVNTHWNSPESLKYWEQPWYENGKTAAKGHCNWAKAYQDDASPQPRTNCAMPIYKGAELYGVSTIDVTLGFFNDLVADMEKKIGGQILIVEGDGKIVSNSTRIDGNIVLKNVADLAASSPMAAEIKALLAKTRDGAPIEGAYRTPDGPQTLFLKAIPGSPWLIATGIPSSMLATNSDRIMMKLAAIQVPMGVLLLVAVISAIGMFMRRLGTLKASIDELGAGEADLTRRLPETGGQEFAAVARSFNGFIARLQDIVRQVATGSASISAASEELSSGNRDLSARTEDQAASLEETAASMEELTGTVKQTADNADRANRLATQASDVATRGGKVIGDVVQKMTSISDASKKIVDITSVIDGIAFQTNILALNAAVEAARAGEQGRGFAVVAGEVRNLAQRAAGAAKEIKALIEDSNTQVNAGAELVQQAGATMHEIIAKNVNVATIINEIVLASQEQSRGIEQINQTITQLDGGTQQNAALVEQVAASAESMQQQAHVLHSLVGSFRL, translated from the coding sequence ATGCTTAGCAAAACATCCACGCGGTTACGCTACACCCTTCTGGCCTGCGCCTTTTTCGCCCTGTTGCTGCTCGCCACCTTCGCCGTCATGCGCCTGTTTGTCGCGCCCGACCTGGCGCAGCTGGAAGGCCGGCTGATCGCCGATCAGGCCGCCCAAATCGGCACCCGCGTCAGCGAGCAGCTGCGCAAGGTCGAGGCGCAGCAGCGCAGCGTCACGCAGACGGTAGCGCTGCTCGACAGCGACCAGATCGACAAGCTGCAACCGGGCCTGGTGGACCAGTACGGCGACCCGAACGTGTTCGGCGGGGGCATCTGGCCGTTGCCGAACAAGCGCGAGCAGGGCCGCGAAAAGTTCAGCACGTTCTTCGCGCGCGATGCGACGACGAAGCAGCTGGTGGTCAACACCCACTGGAATTCGCCGGAATCGCTGAAATACTGGGAGCAGCCGTGGTATGAGAACGGCAAGACCGCGGCCAAGGGCCACTGCAACTGGGCCAAGGCCTACCAGGACGACGCCAGCCCGCAGCCGCGCACCAACTGCGCGATGCCGATCTACAAGGGCGCCGAACTGTATGGCGTGTCCACCATCGACGTCACGCTCGGCTTCTTCAACGACCTGGTGGCCGACATGGAAAAGAAGATCGGCGGCCAGATCCTGATCGTCGAAGGCGACGGCAAGATCGTCAGCAACAGCACCCGCATCGACGGCAATATCGTGCTGAAGAACGTGGCCGACCTGGCAGCGTCGTCGCCGATGGCCGCGGAGATCAAGGCGCTGCTGGCCAAAACGCGCGACGGCGCACCGATCGAAGGCGCGTACCGGACGCCGGATGGCCCGCAGACGCTGTTCCTGAAAGCGATTCCCGGCAGTCCGTGGTTGATCGCCACCGGTATCCCATCGAGCATGCTGGCCACGAACAGCGACCGCATCATGATGAAGCTCGCCGCCATCCAGGTGCCGATGGGCGTGCTGCTGCTGGTTGCCGTGATCAGCGCGATCGGCATGTTCATGCGCCGCCTCGGCACGCTCAAGGCCAGCATCGACGAGCTGGGTGCGGGCGAAGCGGACCTGACCCGGCGCCTGCCGGAAACGGGAGGCCAGGAATTCGCCGCCGTGGCGCGCAGCTTCAACGGCTTCATCGCCCGCCTGCAGGACATCGTGCGCCAGGTTGCCACGGGTTCGGCGTCGATCAGCGCTGCGTCCGAAGAGCTCTCCAGCGGCAACCGCGACCTGTCGGCACGCACCGAGGATCAGGCCGCGTCGCTGGAGGAAACGGCGGCATCGATGGAAGAACTCACGGGCACCGTGAAGCAGACGGCGGACAACGCGGACCGCGCCAACCGCCTGGCAACGCAGGCTTCCGACGTGGCCACGCGCGGCGGCAAGGTGATCGGCGACGTCGTCCAGAAGATGACCTCCATCAGCGACGCGTCGAAGAAGATCGTCGACATCACCAGCGTCATCGACGGCATCGCGTTCCAGACCAACATCCTGGCATTGAACGCGGCGGTGGAAGCGGCCCGTGCGGGCGAACAGGGCCGCGGCTTTGCCGTCGTGGCGGGCGAAGTGCGCAACCTGGCCCAGCGCGCCGCCGGCGCGGCCAAGGAAATCAAGGCGCTGATCGAGGACTCGAACACGCAAGTCAACGCGGGCGCCGAGCTGGTGCAGCAGGCGGGCGCCACGATGCACGAGATCATCGCCAAGAACGTCAACGTCGCCACGATCATCAACGAGATCGTTCTGGCGAGCCAGGAACAGAGCCGCGGCATCGAGCAGATCAACCAGACGATCACGCAGCTCGACGGGGGCACCCAGCAGAATGCCGCGCTGGTCGAACAGGTTGCCGCCAGCGCCGAGTCGATGCAGCAGCAGGCGCACGTGCTGCATTCGCTGGTGGGTTCGTTCCGGCTCTGA
- a CDS encoding TonB-dependent receptor produces MHTHFKTPVAVALAAAVLAPAQAQSHAPAATEPSAGAALPQVTISAGRSDTFSGGQLARKARLGMLGNLDVMAVPFNVSSYTAQAIANVQAVTVADVLARDPAVRATGQGGGILDAFFIRGFPIGEGNVGEIALDGQYGVAPNYRVFAGYAERVEVIKGPAALLYGMSPNSGIGGVVNVVPKRALDTDLTRLTLDYASDAQSGGHVDLSRRFGLARRFGVRVNASGQQGDTPLDGQERGAGVAALALDYRGERLRVTLDALGQNERFDAPSRPFLAAAGVAVPAAPAGRRNVTQSWEWARIEDRALLLRAEYDVSDTLTVFANAGGARSKVARLFGTPTILNGAGDTRVVPENFRLEAARATLDGGLRTAFDAAGMRHTVTLQASRYRDALDRASVAGTAVLSNLYAPLAAPVQAVAAPGFVPRVSETHLSGVAVADTMTALDERLLLTVGLRRQQVESENFNAAGARTALYDRRATTPMLGASFRPWRHVSLYANHIEGLGKGDTAPPTASNAGEIFAPYKSKQNELGVKAERGTLAATLSAFRIVRPSGQMTGTVYAVDGEQRNQGVELALFGQAAPGLRLTGGATWIDASLTRTNSAATLGKRPVGVAAAQANLAAEWDSPLPGLTLTGSVPYTGSQYVNQANTQCIPHWTRLDLGARYRLTIAGRAATLRASVVNATARHYWSGVASYGAFVQGAPRTVLLSAEVDL; encoded by the coding sequence ATGCATACCCATTTCAAAACGCCGGTCGCCGTTGCCCTCGCAGCCGCCGTGCTGGCACCGGCCCAGGCGCAAAGCCATGCCCCGGCAGCCACCGAGCCCTCTGCGGGCGCCGCGCTGCCGCAGGTCACCATCAGTGCCGGCCGCAGCGACACTTTTTCCGGCGGACAGCTTGCCCGCAAGGCCCGGCTGGGCATGCTTGGCAATCTTGATGTCATGGCGGTGCCGTTCAACGTCAGCAGCTATACGGCCCAGGCCATCGCCAACGTGCAGGCCGTGACGGTGGCCGACGTGCTGGCGCGCGATCCGGCCGTGCGCGCCACCGGCCAGGGCGGCGGCATCCTGGATGCATTTTTCATCCGCGGCTTTCCCATCGGCGAGGGCAATGTGGGCGAGATCGCACTGGACGGCCAGTACGGCGTCGCTCCCAACTACCGGGTGTTCGCCGGTTACGCCGAGCGCGTCGAAGTCATCAAGGGTCCGGCCGCGCTGCTGTACGGGATGTCGCCCAACAGCGGCATCGGCGGCGTCGTCAACGTCGTGCCCAAGCGCGCTCTCGATACCGACCTGACGCGCCTGACGCTGGATTATGCGAGCGACGCGCAATCGGGTGGCCACGTGGACCTCAGCCGCCGCTTCGGCCTGGCACGGCGGTTCGGCGTGCGTGTCAACGCCAGCGGCCAGCAGGGCGATACGCCGCTCGACGGGCAGGAGCGCGGGGCGGGCGTCGCCGCGCTGGCGCTGGACTACCGGGGCGAACGCCTGCGCGTGACCCTCGATGCGCTGGGGCAGAACGAACGCTTCGATGCACCGTCACGGCCCTTCCTGGCGGCCGCCGGGGTGGCGGTGCCTGCGGCGCCGGCGGGCCGCCGCAATGTGACGCAGTCCTGGGAATGGGCGCGCATCGAAGACCGCGCCTTGCTGCTGCGGGCCGAATACGACGTGTCCGACACGCTGACCGTGTTTGCCAACGCCGGCGGGGCGCGCAGCAAGGTGGCGCGCCTGTTCGGCACCCCGACCATCCTGAACGGCGCGGGCGACACCCGCGTCGTGCCCGAGAACTTCCGCCTGGAAGCGGCGCGCGCCACGCTCGACGGCGGCCTGCGCACGGCGTTCGACGCAGCCGGCATGCGCCACACGGTAACGCTGCAGGCCAGCCGCTACCGCGATGCGCTGGACCGGGCCTCCGTCGCCGGGACGGCCGTGCTGTCGAACCTGTATGCGCCGCTGGCCGCGCCCGTGCAGGCCGTTGCCGCGCCGGGCTTCGTGCCGCGTGTCTCGGAGACCCATCTGTCCGGCGTCGCTGTGGCCGACACGATGACGGCACTGGACGAGCGCCTGCTGCTGACGGTCGGCCTGCGCCGCCAGCAGGTCGAATCGGAGAACTTCAACGCGGCCGGCGCGCGCACGGCACTATACGACCGGCGTGCGACCACGCCGATGCTGGGCGCATCGTTCCGGCCATGGCGCCACGTTTCGCTGTACGCCAACCATATCGAGGGCCTGGGCAAGGGCGACACGGCGCCGCCCACGGCGTCGAACGCGGGCGAGATCTTCGCACCCTATAAATCGAAGCAGAACGAGCTCGGCGTCAAGGCCGAACGGGGCACGCTGGCAGCGACGTTGAGCGCGTTCCGCATCGTCAGGCCCAGCGGCCAGATGACGGGCACCGTCTACGCCGTCGATGGCGAGCAGCGCAACCAGGGCGTGGAGCTGGCGCTGTTCGGCCAGGCGGCGCCCGGCCTGCGGCTGACGGGAGGCGCGACGTGGATTGACGCCAGCCTGACGCGTACCAACAGCGCGGCCACCCTGGGCAAGCGGCCCGTCGGCGTGGCGGCGGCGCAGGCGAACCTGGCCGCCGAATGGGACAGCCCGCTGCCGGGCCTGACGTTGACGGGCAGCGTGCCATACACAGGCAGCCAGTACGTCAACCAGGCCAACACGCAGTGCATCCCGCACTGGACCCGTCTCGATCTCGGCGCGCGCTATCGCCTGACGATCGCCGGCCGTGCGGCAACGCTGCGCGCCAGTGTCGTCAATGCGACGGCCCGGCACTACTGGTCCGGCGTCGCCTCCTACGGCGCCTTCGTGCAGGGGGCGCCGCGCACCGTGCTGCTGTCGGCCGAAGTCGACCTGTGA